In the genome of Sphingomonas naphthae, one region contains:
- a CDS encoding outer membrane protein: MTIRRLSPGLLAAAALVAPAAAQALPLVPSVYAGVEAGQGTRRAATSVGSNDKALDYGGFIGVELPSMPLGYLAVEGGIGKTNGKSLGTTGSSSATVLTEQDGRWNWSGTVRAGINAIPGLAVYGIAGYGAERAKITTTLAATGASTERSKSFDGLIYGAGVRYKFGTWTGARVEYRKRTTNGRYDPAQMMGGVYVGF, translated from the coding sequence ATGACCATCCGCCGTCTCTCGCCTGGCCTGCTGGCCGCCGCCGCGCTCGTCGCGCCCGCCGCCGCGCAGGCGCTGCCGCTCGTGCCCTCCGTCTATGCCGGGGTCGAGGCGGGGCAGGGCACACGGCGGGCCGCCACGTCGGTGGGGTCGAACGACAAGGCGCTCGACTACGGCGGCTTCATCGGGGTCGAGCTGCCGTCGATGCCGCTCGGCTATCTCGCGGTCGAAGGCGGCATCGGCAAGACCAACGGCAAATCGCTCGGCACCACCGGCAGCAGCAGTGCCACGGTGCTGACCGAGCAGGACGGCCGCTGGAACTGGAGCGGAACGGTGCGCGCCGGCATCAACGCCATCCCCGGCCTCGCGGTCTACGGCATCGCCGGCTACGGCGCCGAACGCGCCAAGATCACCACCACGCTGGCCGCGACGGGCGCCAGCACGGAGCGCAGCAAGAGCTTCGACGGCCTGATCTACGGCGCGGGCGTGCGCTACAAGTTCGGCACCTGGACGGGCGCGCGGGTGGAATATCGCAAGCGCACGACCAACGGGCGCTACGATCCGGCGCAGATGATGGGCGGGGTTTACGTGGGCTTCTGA